The Pelmatolapia mariae isolate MD_Pm_ZW linkage group LG9, Pm_UMD_F_2, whole genome shotgun sequence genome has a segment encoding these proteins:
- the tmem14ca gene encoding transmembrane protein 14C isoform X1 produces MCDSGNIPTMFSLFLLVPLMLSNSSVLQDSDSSLSIFTPVSNMTVDWVGYGYATLVASGGVIGYVKAGSVPSLAAGLLFGGFAGFGAYQVSNDPKNVWVSLAASGALTGIMGKRFYGSRKFMPAGLMAVASALMVGKLSLALLQKPVQS; encoded by the exons ATGTGTGACAGCGGGAACATTCCTACaatgttttcactttttctgtTGGTTCCGTTAATGCTCAGTAACAGCTCTGTGTTGCAGGACTCGGACAGCTCCTTAAGTATTTTTACACCA GTGTCCAACATGACTGTGGATTGGGTAGGATATGGATACGCCACGCTTGTAGCATCTGGAGGAGTCATTGGTTACGTGAAAGCAG GCAGTGTTCCCTCCCTAGCTGCTGGGCTTCTGTTTGGGGGCTTTGCAGGTTTTGGAGCTTACCAGGTCTCAAATGATCCTAAAAATGTTTGGGTGTCACTAG CTGCATCAGGAGCACTGACTGGTATCATGGGGAAGCGGTTTTATGGATCGAGGAAGTTCATGCCAGCTGGTCTGATGGCTGTAGCAAG TGCTCTGATGGTGGGGAAGCTTAGCTTGGCGTTGCTCCAGAAACCTGTACAGTCCTGA
- the tmem14ca gene encoding transmembrane protein 14C isoform X2, producing MTVDWVGYGYATLVASGGVIGYVKAGSVPSLAAGLLFGGFAGFGAYQVSNDPKNVWVSLAASGALTGIMGKRFYGSRKFMPAGLMAVASALMVGKLSLALLQKPVQS from the exons ATGACTGTGGATTGGGTAGGATATGGATACGCCACGCTTGTAGCATCTGGAGGAGTCATTGGTTACGTGAAAGCAG GCAGTGTTCCCTCCCTAGCTGCTGGGCTTCTGTTTGGGGGCTTTGCAGGTTTTGGAGCTTACCAGGTCTCAAATGATCCTAAAAATGTTTGGGTGTCACTAG CTGCATCAGGAGCACTGACTGGTATCATGGGGAAGCGGTTTTATGGATCGAGGAAGTTCATGCCAGCTGGTCTGATGGCTGTAGCAAG TGCTCTGATGGTGGGGAAGCTTAGCTTGGCGTTGCTCCAGAAACCTGTACAGTCCTGA